A region of Myxococcaceae bacterium DNA encodes the following proteins:
- the kdsA gene encoding 3-deoxy-8-phosphooctulonate synthase — protein MFELIAGPCVIESEQHAFQMAMVLKSICSELKIPLIFKASFDKANRTELNGYRGPGLKKGLAVLQTIKQELGLRVTSDIHESWQAEPAAAILDVLQIPAFLCRQTDLLRAAGQTGRIVNIKKGQFLSPSSMQPAIEKVRSTGNSEVWITERGSCFGYNDWVVDFRAFDLFRPMGCPIVFDASHSAKAAQHIETLARAALVTGAQKLFLEVHEQPENALSDGKTSYPLEKLKPFLERLQKDLQK, from the coding sequence GTGTTTGAGCTCATTGCGGGCCCGTGCGTCATTGAGAGTGAACAGCACGCTTTTCAAATGGCGATGGTTCTGAAGAGCATCTGTTCAGAACTTAAAATTCCGCTCATCTTCAAAGCGAGCTTTGATAAAGCCAATCGCACCGAGCTCAACGGCTATCGTGGCCCTGGGCTCAAAAAAGGGCTCGCCGTTTTACAGACCATCAAACAAGAGCTGGGGTTGCGAGTCACCAGTGACATTCACGAATCCTGGCAAGCGGAACCCGCCGCAGCCATCTTAGACGTCCTCCAGATTCCAGCATTCCTATGCCGCCAAACGGACTTATTGCGCGCAGCTGGCCAAACCGGCCGAATTGTGAATATTAAAAAAGGGCAATTTTTGTCCCCGAGCTCGATGCAGCCGGCGATCGAAAAAGTCCGCTCAACAGGCAATTCTGAGGTGTGGATCACAGAACGCGGAAGCTGTTTTGGCTATAACGACTGGGTGGTTGATTTTCGAGCTTTTGACCTCTTCAGGCCGATGGGTTGTCCGATTGTCTTTGATGCTTCGCACAGCGCCAAAGCAGCCCAACATATTGAAACACTTGCTCGGGCCGCATTGGTAACGGGAGCCCAAAAACTATTTTTAGAGGTCCATGAACAACCTGAAAACGCTTTGTCAGATGGAAAAACCAGCTACCCTTTAGAAAAACTCAAGCCATTTTTAGAAAGGCTTCAAAAAGACTTGCAGAAATGA
- a CDS encoding MerR family transcriptional regulator, which translates to MQDIELPHKKYFKIGETSSLLGIKPHVLRYWESEFPQIRPFKSKTGQRLYRRSDLESLARIQKLLYKERFTIAGARQALSLPEPNAVQQNLLNLKTKLESILESLK; encoded by the coding sequence ATGCAGGATATTGAATTGCCTCATAAAAAATATTTTAAAATCGGTGAAACCTCTTCTTTGCTAGGCATCAAACCCCATGTGCTTCGCTATTGGGAATCGGAGTTTCCTCAGATTAGGCCCTTCAAATCCAAAACCGGTCAGCGATTGTATCGAAGATCCGACTTGGAATCCTTGGCTCGCATCCAGAAACTTTTGTACAAAGAGCGCTTTACGATTGCAGGAGCCAGGCAGGCCCTTAGTTTGCCAGAACCCAACGCAGTGCAGCAAAACTTGCTCAACTTAAAAACCAAATTAGAATCCATCTTGGAATCTTTGAAATAA
- a CDS encoding RlmE family RNA methyltransferase, with the protein MAKYNRKDPYYHAAKKQGFVARSIFKLEEIDRDFRLIRPGTRVLDLGCSPGSWLQYAERVVGDTGSIVGIDLAPLALSFGSHVQFIQGDIFEVSLEGVFDLVLSDMAPKTSGIKSMDQDRSLALCEEALQIATRVLKPGGRFCVKVLEGGGLPDYVQQCRQHFKEVKIRRPQGTRPRSMETYVIGISFLESSAPRFV; encoded by the coding sequence ATGGCGAAATACAATCGGAAAGATCCTTATTATCACGCAGCTAAGAAGCAAGGCTTTGTCGCGCGTTCTATTTTCAAACTGGAAGAAATCGATCGCGATTTCCGCTTGATTCGCCCTGGAACCCGAGTCCTGGATCTGGGCTGCTCACCGGGTTCGTGGCTTCAATACGCGGAACGTGTGGTTGGAGATACCGGCAGTATCGTCGGAATCGATTTAGCACCGCTGGCTTTAAGCTTTGGCTCGCACGTTCAGTTTATCCAAGGGGATATTTTTGAAGTCAGCCTCGAGGGCGTGTTTGACTTGGTGCTGAGCGATATGGCGCCGAAGACCTCCGGCATCAAAAGCATGGATCAAGACCGCAGCCTGGCATTGTGTGAAGAAGCACTTCAAATCGCTACCCGAGTCTTGAAGCCCGGTGGCCGATTTTGTGTCAAGGTATTGGAAGGCGGTGGGCTGCCGGATTATGTCCAGCAATGCCGACAGCATTTCAAAGAAGTCAAAATCCGACGCCCTCAAGGAACCCGTCCACGCAGCATGGAGACCTATGTGATTGGGATCTCGTTTCTGGAATCCTCTGCTCCCAGATTCGTTTGA
- the menD gene encoding 2-succinyl-5-enolpyruvyl-6-hydroxy-3-cyclohexene-1-carboxylic-acid synthase: MIVHQLIELGCQYFCLAPGSRSAPLVQALASETRAQAIVCHDERSLGFFALGIAKATQKPTVIIVTSGTAVANLFPAVVEASQALVPLIILSADRPQELRALGGNQTIDQNHIFGRYARAFVDLPEEAPAEYVQNQVQELYLRSMHPTPGPVQINCPFREPFEQSSKQFSGLRSATRSYPATKILNPHRLQSLHERLRIAQSGTVVVGHLRSPAEQKSVLQVIERLGWPAVCDISSGLRLLKHPLLRHDRQFDHVRPDLLLQIGGRLTLKATHQWLHSLKGTTHFYLDPWLENQDPWLTVTDRFECDLEWFSEHCPVLPNSGQMFEVVETTLAKNDEEAWLARCVSQINWKDRVLFAGTSLPIRYLDRYGSAGSEIPWVVSNRGASGIDGIISTAAGLALGCGKALVLLCGDMTFLHDVNGLSLLKNLSVPLLIVLVNNRGNGIFKSLPIANSGQEIFERYFQTPHDYSLNKASELYGVSHWTTRSRTEFSERYQTSIANNLSGVLEFQTT, translated from the coding sequence GTGATTGTTCATCAGCTCATCGAGCTTGGGTGTCAGTACTTTTGTCTGGCGCCGGGTTCCCGTTCAGCCCCTTTGGTTCAAGCTCTTGCTTCCGAGACTCGAGCGCAAGCCATTGTCTGTCACGACGAACGAAGTCTGGGTTTTTTCGCTCTGGGTATTGCCAAAGCCACTCAGAAGCCAACAGTCATTATCGTCACGTCTGGAACGGCAGTAGCCAATTTGTTTCCTGCTGTTGTGGAAGCCAGTCAGGCTCTGGTACCCTTAATCATTCTAAGCGCTGATCGCCCGCAAGAGCTACGAGCCTTAGGCGGGAATCAAACCATCGATCAAAATCATATTTTTGGCCGATACGCTCGCGCTTTCGTTGATTTACCAGAAGAGGCTCCTGCCGAATACGTCCAGAACCAGGTTCAAGAGCTCTACTTGCGTTCGATGCACCCTACGCCCGGACCGGTTCAGATCAACTGCCCTTTTCGAGAGCCTTTTGAACAGAGTTCAAAACAATTTTCAGGGCTTCGATCAGCGACTCGTTCCTACCCTGCAACAAAAATACTGAATCCACATCGCCTGCAAAGCTTGCATGAACGCTTGCGCATCGCTCAGTCGGGCACTGTTGTCGTAGGCCATTTGCGATCGCCTGCTGAACAAAAATCCGTTTTGCAGGTGATCGAACGGCTGGGCTGGCCAGCAGTTTGCGATATTAGCTCTGGTTTACGTCTCTTGAAGCACCCTTTGCTCAGGCACGATCGACAATTCGATCATGTTAGACCGGACCTGCTGCTTCAAATCGGGGGAAGATTAACGCTCAAAGCAACGCATCAGTGGCTGCATTCCTTGAAAGGCACAACGCATTTTTATCTAGACCCTTGGTTGGAAAATCAAGATCCCTGGTTAACGGTCACCGATCGATTCGAATGCGATTTAGAATGGTTTTCGGAGCACTGTCCGGTTCTGCCCAACTCTGGCCAGATGTTCGAAGTCGTCGAAACCACTTTAGCCAAAAACGATGAGGAAGCTTGGCTGGCTCGCTGCGTCTCCCAAATTAACTGGAAAGATCGAGTCTTGTTTGCTGGGACCAGTCTGCCTATCCGATACCTGGATCGTTACGGAAGCGCCGGAAGCGAAATCCCATGGGTGGTTTCCAATCGCGGTGCGAGTGGAATTGATGGAATCATCAGCACAGCGGCTGGATTGGCTCTGGGCTGTGGAAAAGCCCTGGTCTTGCTCTGTGGTGATATGACCTTTTTGCACGATGTGAATGGTTTATCGCTCCTCAAGAATCTCAGCGTGCCCTTGTTGATTGTCTTGGTAAATAATCGCGGCAACGGCATTTTTAAGTCCTTGCCGATCGCCAACTCCGGGCAAGAGATCTTCGAACGTTATTTTCAGACCCCTCATGATTATTCGTTGAACAAAGCAAGCGAACTCTACGGAGTCTCGCATTGGACCACACGTTCGAGAACCGAATTCAGCGAGCGTTACCAGACCAGCATCGCCAACAACCTATCCGGCGTGCTGGAATTTCAAACGACCTGA
- the mutS gene encoding DNA mismatch repair protein MutS: MQKQWAAAKERAKDAILLFRMGDFYELFAEDANLAAPILELTLTSRDRDIPMAGFPHHAAPAYIAKLVALGYKVAICDQLEDPKLAKGIVKRDITRIVTPGTVLEDDSLRPSSNNYLLALVASGHQYTLSAIDLSTGDFLETKTPNAQSLLDEVGKWLPSEILIGGTHWSKPLLNQLKQVANQTKSCRFEFISEATSASQLILQYISETQGARFSCLGAPKAYSIESELIIDAVSREHLDLPGLFHLLNKTCTAMGARLLRRWLNAPSTHLPEIQRRFDGVENLLHQASRRQSVREILRHLYDLERLTVKISVNRATPRELANVRDSLARLPQISEVSDPMPDLFELLDRSLADNPPMLLKEGGVFQAGYDALLDDYVGYASGGRDQIAAIEQRERERTGISSLKVKFTRVFGYYIEITNTHLAKVPEGYKRKQTVANGERYVTEELMRLEERVSTAEVRRLARETELFETLRAQMNQHAARLFQAAAQVAELDTLCALAECADEYRYVRPTILEKELNRLDIQEGRHPIIESLHQKKGLSFVPNSMQMNRHDRQLLLLTGPNMAGKSTMMRQVALIQLMSQMGSFVPASSAELSLCDRIFTRVGASDDSRTGRSTFMVEMSETAHILKHATSYSLVLLDEIGRGTSTFDGLSIAFAVAEYLHNEIRARTLFATHYHELTQLSETLSHMRNLQVAVSEQNGEIKFLYTLLEGAAGQSYGIQVARLAGLPKPVLDRANEVLKSLEQGKATPQVKRPPKEQLGLFVDPIRSTLKAIDLNQITPIQALQTLIELKSSL, encoded by the coding sequence ATGCAAAAACAGTGGGCTGCAGCTAAAGAGCGGGCCAAAGACGCGATCTTGCTCTTTCGAATGGGGGATTTCTACGAGCTTTTCGCAGAAGACGCCAACCTGGCTGCACCGATTTTGGAGTTGACGCTCACCTCTCGGGATCGCGATATTCCGATGGCTGGATTTCCACATCATGCGGCTCCTGCTTACATCGCCAAACTCGTGGCGCTGGGCTACAAAGTTGCTATCTGCGACCAACTTGAGGATCCGAAGTTGGCCAAAGGGATTGTGAAGCGCGATATTACACGCATTGTCACCCCAGGGACTGTCTTAGAAGATGATAGCCTTCGCCCGAGCTCGAATAACTACCTGCTGGCTCTGGTCGCTTCCGGTCATCAATACACGTTGAGCGCCATCGATCTTTCTACGGGTGACTTTTTAGAAACCAAAACTCCCAATGCTCAAAGCTTGCTGGACGAGGTGGGCAAATGGCTGCCTTCGGAAATCTTGATTGGAGGCACACATTGGAGCAAGCCCCTGTTGAATCAGCTGAAACAGGTTGCCAATCAAACTAAATCTTGTCGATTTGAATTTATTTCTGAAGCAACCAGCGCTTCGCAGCTTATCTTGCAGTACATCTCTGAAACACAAGGGGCTCGCTTTTCTTGCCTGGGGGCTCCGAAAGCATATTCGATCGAATCGGAACTCATCATCGATGCGGTCTCGCGTGAGCACCTCGATTTGCCGGGCTTGTTTCATCTTCTCAACAAAACGTGTACTGCTATGGGGGCTCGGCTTCTCAGGCGTTGGCTCAATGCTCCTTCCACGCATTTGCCTGAGATTCAAAGGCGTTTCGATGGTGTGGAAAACCTGCTTCATCAAGCCAGTCGAAGGCAGTCTGTTCGTGAGATTTTGCGCCACTTGTACGACTTGGAACGGTTGACGGTCAAAATCTCGGTCAATCGAGCGACTCCTCGGGAACTTGCGAACGTTCGAGATTCGTTGGCGCGACTCCCCCAAATCTCAGAAGTTTCGGACCCCATGCCTGATCTCTTCGAGCTTTTAGACCGTTCGTTGGCAGACAATCCTCCGATGCTTTTGAAAGAAGGAGGTGTCTTTCAAGCGGGATACGATGCCCTCTTGGATGACTATGTAGGCTATGCCTCCGGGGGTCGGGATCAGATTGCTGCCATCGAACAGCGCGAACGTGAACGAACCGGGATTTCCAGTCTAAAAGTCAAATTTACCCGGGTATTTGGTTACTACATTGAGATCACGAACACGCATTTGGCTAAAGTTCCGGAAGGCTACAAACGAAAGCAAACGGTGGCCAATGGTGAACGTTACGTGACGGAAGAGCTCATGCGGCTTGAAGAAAGGGTATCGACTGCGGAGGTACGTCGGCTAGCTCGTGAAACAGAATTGTTTGAAACGCTGAGAGCTCAGATGAATCAACATGCGGCACGTCTTTTTCAAGCCGCTGCTCAGGTGGCAGAACTCGATACCCTTTGCGCCCTTGCCGAATGTGCGGATGAGTACCGTTACGTGAGACCAACCATTCTTGAGAAAGAACTGAATCGCCTCGACATCCAAGAAGGTCGTCATCCGATCATCGAATCGCTGCATCAAAAGAAAGGTCTTTCTTTTGTGCCCAACTCCATGCAGATGAATCGGCACGATCGCCAATTGCTGCTGCTCACAGGCCCCAATATGGCCGGTAAAAGCACGATGATGCGTCAGGTGGCTCTCATTCAACTCATGTCACAGATGGGTTCTTTTGTGCCGGCAAGTTCTGCGGAGCTGAGCCTTTGCGATCGTATTTTTACCCGGGTCGGTGCTTCCGATGACAGTCGAACGGGGCGTTCGACGTTTATGGTAGAAATGAGCGAAACGGCGCATATTTTAAAACACGCTACGTCTTATTCTTTGGTCTTATTGGACGAAATCGGCCGAGGCACCAGCACCTTTGATGGTCTCTCCATTGCTTTTGCTGTAGCGGAATATCTGCACAACGAGATTCGTGCTCGAACCCTCTTTGCGACTCATTACCATGAACTCACGCAGCTTTCAGAGACACTCTCGCACATGCGCAATCTCCAAGTGGCGGTTTCAGAGCAAAACGGAGAGATCAAGTTTCTCTATACGCTGCTGGAAGGCGCTGCTGGACAGAGTTATGGCATCCAAGTGGCCAGACTGGCAGGTCTTCCAAAGCCCGTCTTAGACCGTGCGAACGAAGTCTTGAAATCGTTGGAGCAGGGAAAAGCAACTCCTCAGGTCAAACGCCCTCCTAAAGAACAATTGGGACTTTTTGTCGACCCGATTCGAAGTACTCTCAAAGCCATCGATCTGAATCAAATCACACCGATTCAGGCCTTGCAAACGTTGATTGAACTAAAGTCCTCGCTTTAA
- a CDS encoding integration host factor subunit alpha produces the protein MTKADIALAVSQKLGFSKTQCAALVDRVFEMMKESLEKGEEVKLSSLGRFTVRCKQTRRGRNPQTGEQLEITARKVVTFKSSPVLRSRMGG, from the coding sequence TTGACCAAAGCCGACATTGCATTAGCTGTCTCACAAAAATTAGGTTTCTCCAAGACCCAATGTGCTGCTTTGGTGGATCGTGTCTTTGAAATGATGAAAGAAAGTTTGGAAAAAGGCGAAGAAGTCAAACTCAGCAGCCTGGGCCGGTTTACCGTTCGTTGCAAGCAGACGCGCCGTGGAAGAAACCCTCAAACCGGTGAGCAATTGGAGATCACAGCTCGGAAAGTAGTTACTTTTAAGTCCAGCCCCGTGCTACGTAGCAGAATGGGAGGATGA
- a CDS encoding ATP synthase F0 subunit C — protein sequence MKKWIAWMTLVSTTAFANEGVQAASTNSNDAWYAIAAALAIGLAVLGGALAQGRAASAALEGIARNPSASGKIFVPMILGMALIESLVLFALLIAFTLSGKIGG from the coding sequence ATGAAAAAATGGATTGCATGGATGACATTGGTTTCTACAACTGCCTTCGCGAACGAAGGTGTTCAGGCTGCTTCAACGAACTCAAATGATGCTTGGTACGCTATTGCGGCTGCTCTAGCGATTGGCTTAGCTGTTCTTGGCGGAGCCTTGGCGCAAGGGCGTGCGGCTTCGGCTGCATTGGAAGGAATCGCTCGAAATCCAAGTGCATCGGGCAAAATTTTCGTTCCGATGATTTTGGGCATGGCGCTGATCGAGTCTCTGGTGCTTTTCGCGTTGCTGATTGCCTTCACCTTATCCGGTAAAATTGGCGGATAG
- the atpB gene encoding F0F1 ATP synthase subunit A, which yields MDHHQSWYDFLPGYPGHGFNHIIAALLVVLTLGILSFFSYQRLKNWEDYLVPSPRWSVLNFFEVILEACLGLMRDTIGPDYKRHVPLIGSLGLFILFSNWVGLFPGFSPPTDSLNTTLACGLVVFVYFNLQGIRVHGMGHFTHLANPIGEWWGWFLMPLLLPIEVISLCVRPFSLAIRLAGNMIGDHKVLFAFAGVMPFLLPLPFFALGFLVSVIQAAVFCILSCVYISLHTQEAGSH from the coding sequence ATGGATCATCATCAATCTTGGTATGATTTTTTGCCGGGATACCCGGGTCATGGCTTTAACCATATTATCGCTGCGCTTTTGGTGGTGTTGACCTTGGGGATTCTGTCGTTTTTTAGTTATCAGCGTTTGAAGAATTGGGAAGATTATTTGGTTCCATCTCCTCGATGGTCGGTCCTCAATTTTTTTGAAGTGATTTTAGAAGCTTGCCTAGGTCTCATGCGTGACACGATTGGGCCTGATTATAAACGCCATGTTCCTTTGATTGGTTCGCTTGGGCTTTTTATTCTGTTTTCGAATTGGGTCGGTCTGTTCCCTGGTTTTTCACCCCCGACCGATAGCCTCAACACGACTTTGGCTTGTGGGCTGGTCGTTTTTGTGTATTTTAACCTTCAAGGGATTCGTGTTCACGGCATGGGGCATTTTACCCACCTTGCCAATCCCATTGGCGAGTGGTGGGGATGGTTTCTGATGCCGCTTCTGTTGCCGATTGAAGTGATCAGCCTGTGTGTACGCCCGTTTTCGCTGGCCATTCGTCTTGCAGGCAACATGATTGGCGATCACAAGGTTTTGTTCGCTTTTGCCGGGGTGATGCCATTCTTGCTGCCTTTGCCTTTTTTTGCGCTGGGCTTTTTGGTTTCAGTGATTCAAGCCGCGGTCTTTTGCATATTAAGCTGTGTTTATATTTCGCTTCACACACAAGAAGCAGGGAGTCATTAA